The Candidatus Bathyarchaeota archaeon genome includes the window TTTTCATCTAACTTCCGTGCAATCCTTCCATTGATCCCTATGATCACACCATTTTTTAAATCCATTTTTTCCCTGTCTAAAATAAGTTCATAAAAATTTTCTCCATGCCTTTCTCCTAGAATCCTGATAAATTCGAACAGTTCTATTTCTCTTTCGATTTCAATTATCTCACTGTTGGTTCCAACCAGATCCCTTATATATGTTAAATATTTCACCTCAACCTTCATTCTTTATCGTCCATCCAAGATCCAATTCGTGTAGCTTCTCCTTTGTGGGACACCCCCTCTCATCCCACCCCGCCATTTTATAGTAGATGCCCCTAGCCCTAAGGAATTCATCCCTGCTGATCTTCTGTCCCTTTCTGCTCCCGAACTCAAGCTCCTGGAAGAACCTCTCTGGGAGGGTGTCCTCCTCGGGTTTATGCCCCTCTCTGATATTGTATAATCTCGCTAGGTTGATGGCCCTCTCACTTGCCTTCATCAACTCCCAGAGGCTCGTGTTCCACCCGGTCACCGCGTTCACTATCTCCACGAGGTGGTTGGGCGTGTAAACACCAGCTGGGTGTGGGGTGAAGGTGAACTTACAGACGCATAGAGAATCTAGGAGGCCCCACCAGAGGGTTGAGTAGTAGAAGACCCTGACCTTCTCAGCCCCAAGCTCTAACCTCCCTACCGCCTTGTTGATCCCCAGGGCTTTCAGGTGTTCAGCCTCCCTCTCGTATACCGGGTCATGGGCGCACTGCATGTGGTCGGCCCCTGATGGCGATAGGGCGTATTGCAGCCCGACTCCAACCTTCCCTCGGGGCTCGTGCATGGGTATCTCCTTCCCCCTCACATGCATAGCATAGATTATCGATTTTTCGCCTATCTTTTCGGATGAGATTTTAACCCCCTCTGCTAGTATATCTCCAAACCCCTCCCTTTTAACCATCTTTTCCAAAATTTCCAACATTGATGAGGTATTACCAAAGTTCAATGATATGTTTCCTATCTCTTTTTCTCCTATCAATCCATTCTCGAAGCACTCCATAGCGAAGGATATGACATTTCCGGCGCTTATGGTGTCAACCCCATAAGCATTACATATCTGGTTGGCGTAGGAGATTGCGCTTAGGTCGCTTATGCCGCATAGGGATCCGAAGGAGGCGACGGTCTCGTACTCTGGCCCCCCATAGGAGGGGTCGGTCACGTAGGGGGGCTTGCCCTCAACCACCCTCTTACAGCGTATCGGGCAGGCGTAGCAGCCCTCCCTCCCCGTCAGTATGGTCTCGTTCATCGCCTCCCCGCTTATCTTCTCCAACCCCTCGAAGGAGCCCCCTCTGAAGTTGAGAGTTGGGAGGATCCCATCCATGTCGAGGCTCCTGATGCCGTCGAGGGTTCCATAGATATGCCGCGCGTTCGCCCCTGGGTATCTTCTCCAATTCTCAGCGAACCACTTGGCGAGCGTGCTTACCTTCTCGGGGTCATGGAGTTCCACACTTCCACGCCCCCTGACCGCCACCGCCTTGAGCCTCTTATAGCCCATCACCGTCCCCAGGCCGCTCCTCCCGGCGGCGTATCTCTGGTCTACTATTATATTGGCGAACCTGACGAGCCTCTCACCCGAAGGGCCTATGCATGCAACCCTTATGAGGGGATCCCCAAGCCTCCTCCTGATCTCCTCCACCGTCTCCTTGGTCTGCATGCCCCAGAGTTCTCCGGCTTCGAGGAGTTCGGCCCTCCCATCCTCCACGCGTAAGTATACGGGTTTCTCCGCCCTCCCCTCCACGATTATGGCTTCCACGCCCGCCCTCCTGAGCTCTGGGCCGAAGAACCCACCAGCCTCAGCCTCCCCAAACCCATATGTCAGGGGGGATTTTGAGACTATGCTTATCCTGTTTACTCCTGGGACTGGGGCCCCTCCTATTATGCTTGAGGCGAAGATGAGCCTGTTATCAGGTGAGAAGGGATCTACACCAGCTGGGTTCTCTTTATATAGGAATAGGATGCCGAAGCCCCTCCCACCCAAATAGGCCCTTCGGGTTCCCAAATCCAGCTCCTCGAACCTCACCTCCCCGGAGGATAGGTTAACCCTGAGAAGCCTGACTGCATCTGAGCTTGGCATATAAATCGATTCGAATTTTGTTGGATTTGAAATAAATTTTTATGGTTCTGAGAGTGCTGATCTGGTGAAATGGATGCCTATAGGCCACTCACCCTATTAGGGCTTATCTTCATAGTAAGCGGCATCATCCTCGTGGCTCTCCCATTCATCCTTAGGCACATGCCAAGCCTGGAGAGGCTTCCATGGATCTTAGTATTTATATATAGGAAAAATGGTTTCTACTTCGCTACATCTCCTCTACTAATAATGATCTCCATAGCCTCTTTAATCATATATCTAAGTAGTAGGTTTGGTGGTTAGATAGGGCTGGATGTTTTAAGAAGTGGATCCTCACCGGAGACTCACACATCTATCATAAATTGCGGCAGGCTCCTAACCAGATGAATGGGAAGGGATAAAAAGCTCTCAACCCCCAAAAAAGTGATAACCGAGATGAAATTCGCCGCCAGAGTTCATGTCACCCTTAAGGAGGGCTACTCTGATCCGGAGGGAGAGACAACGGCGAGGGCCCTCAAGGGCCTGGGATACCGTGTTCTGGATGTGAGGGTTGGGAAGGTTTATGATCTCTCATTAGAGGCCGAAGATGAGGAAGACGCCAGAAGGCTCATTGAGGAGATCTGCCTTAGGCTCCTAGCTAATCCCACCAAGGACGACTACTCCTTCGAGTTGAGGGGTGTGGGTTGAGTAGGGTAAAGAGAAGTCCCCTCCCCTTTCCACATTATCTCATAGATTTGAGGGGGGCAGAAGACGAGGAGCTGATCGAGGTCGCTGGTCTTCTAGGCCTAGGGTTGAACCTTGAGGAGTTGAGGTCCATCAAAGACTACTATGAAACCCGGGGGAAGGAGGCCTCCGATGTGGAGCTCCAGACATACGACCAGACATGGAGCGAGCACTGCTTCCACAAGACCTTCAAGGGCTTGATTGAGACCCCTGAAGGAGTGGTGGATGGCCTATTCAAGACCTATATCAAGAGGGTTGTGGAGGAGCTGAGGCCAGACTGGTGCCTGAGCGTGTTCGAGGATAACGCTGGGATCATAGAGTTCGATGAAGACCACGCGATAGCGGTGAAGGTTGAGACCCACAACCACCCATCAGCCATAGAGCCCTTCGGGGGGGCCGCAACCGGGATCGGGGGGGTTATAAGGGACATCTTGGGGGTCTGGGCGGAACCAATTGCCTGCACAGACGTCCTATGCTTCGGCCCCCTAGACTACAGATACGAGCTTCTGCCCCAAGGGATAAAGCACCCATCATACCTCTTCAGGGGAGTCGTAAGTGGGATTGGATCCTATGGAAACAGCGTCGGCATTCCAACGGTCAATGGTGCGGTCTACTTCGATGAGGGATATGTCGGGAATGTCGTGGTATACGCAGGTTGCTTGGGGCTCCTAAGGAAGGACAGTTATGCGAGGTGTGTGAGGGCCGGGGATTGGATAGTGTTGGCAGGGGGCAGGACGGGCCTAGACGGGATCCACGGGGTCACCTTCGCCTCGTCGGAGCTGACCAGGGAGTCTGAGATGGTCTCAAGACCGGCCGTTCAGATAGGGAACCCCATAGAGGAGGAGAAGCTAAAGAGGGCTATAAAGCTCATCGGGGAGGAGAGGCTGGGGTCTGGGATCACAGATCTGGGCGGGGGAGGGCTGAGCTGCGCAGTCTGCGAGACCGCTAATAAATATGGATTGGGGGCTGAGGTCTGGCTTGATAGGGTGCTCCTCAAATATCCGGGAATGGCCCCATGGGAGATCTGGATCTCCGAGTCCCAGGAGAGGATGTGCCTAGCCATACCCCCCCAAAACCTGGAGAAGGCGTTAGAGATTTTCGAGGGGGAACAGGTGGAGGCAACCCCCATCGGTAGGTACACTGAGGGGGGATTGGTCAGGGTTTACTATGGAGGCCTTCAAGTGGGAGAGCTTGACCTCCGCCACCTCTTCAGCCCCCCCAGGATTAGGCGCTCAACCTCATGGAGGCCCCCGAGCCTTGAGGACCCAATCTTCCCTGAGCCAGAGGATCTAGGGGCCGTCCTGAAGAGGCTGCTCGCCTCCCCAAACATAGCCAGCAAGGAGGTGGTGATAAGGAGCTATGACCATGAGGTTAAAGGATGCACGGTGGTAAAGCCTCTCCATGGATGGAACGCGGGTCCAAGCGATGCGGCGGTTCTGAAACCCCTTGGAGCATCCTGGAAGGGGATATCTATCTCCTCGGGGTTGAAACCCCGATATGGGAAGATAGACCCATACTGGATGGCGGCATCCTCAATAGACGAGGCCGTTAGGAACAACATCGCCGTTGGAGGAAGGAGAATAGCCCTATTAGATAACTTCACCTGGGGGAACCCTGAGAAAGAGGACCGCTTGGGCTCGCTTGTCCAAGCGTGCAGAGCCTGCTACGATGTCGCGAAGGCCTATGGAACACCCTTCGTCTCTGGTAAGGACAGCTTATATAATGAGTCTCCCCTCGGCCCAGTCACTCCCACTCTCCTAGTTACCGCTGTGGGGATAGTTCCGGATATCAGGAGGGTTGTGACCATGGAGCTGAAGGAGGAGGGAGACCTGATCTACCTCCTGGGTCTGACCAGGAGGGAGGTGGGGGGCTCGGAGTACCTTAGGCTTATGGGCTATATAGGGGGCTCCGTCCCCAAGCTCAACGCGAGCAAGACGGCTGAGCTCTATAGGAGAGTGATCTCAGCTATGGATCTCGGCCTTGTTAGAGCCTGCCACGACCTCTCTGAGGGGGGTTTAGGAGTAGCCGCGGCGGAGATGGCCTTCACAGGAGGCTTGGGGCTAACGCTCAACCTTGAGAGGGTGCTCGTTGACGAGGAGATGCGCGATGACTATAAGCTCTTCTCGGAGTCGAACGGCCGGCTGCTGGTCGAGGTTAAACCAGAGCACAGATCATCGTTCGAGAGGCTTATGGTGGGCGTCGAGTTCTCCCCGCTGGGGGTGGTCACGGCTGAGGATAGATTTAAGGTTCTCGAGAGGAGGAGAACCATCCTAGATCTCTCCCTAGAGGAGCTGGTTGCCGCGTGGAAGACACCCTTAGGAGGGTCGACTTGAACCGAGCCGAGATCAGGGTCCTAATCCCGAGGGCCCCAGGGACAAACTGCGACCTCGAGACGGCGAGAGCCTTCCTAGACCTAGGGGTGAGAGTCGAGGTTATCCACACCCAGAGGCTCTTCAGGGAGAAAAACCTGATGGAGTATGACATCATCGTCTTCCCAGGGGGCTTCAGCTACGGCGACTACGTGAGGAGCGGGGCCATCTGGGCTAAGGAGTGTGAGTATAGGATAGGCCGGGAGCTGGAGGAGTTCATCCTCGAGGGACGTCCCGTCCTTGGGATCTGCAACGGCTTCCAGCTACTGGTAGAGGCGGGATTCCTCCCAGGATTCGAGGGTAGATCTGTCTATCCCCAAGCAGCACTGGCAAACAATCCAGGAGGCTTCCAGTGCAGGTGGATTAGGATTAGGCATGTTAACGGAGGGAAATGCCCCCTGACCATGGAGATCCCACCAGACGCCGTCCTTGAGATGCCTGTAGCCCACGGAGAAGGCCGATTCCTATTCCCAAGAGATAGGGAGGACGAGTACCTGAGGAGACTCTACGAACAGGATCAGCTCGTCTTCAGGTATGCAAAGCCTGATGGAACCTTCGCCGAGGGGGAGGCTTACTACAACCCGGACGGCGCCCTCCACGATATAGCAGGAATATGCAACCCTGATGGTAATGTCCTAGGCCTTATGCCCCACCCAGAGAGGGCGTATTATGGCTGGCAGACCCCTGAATGGACCAAGAAGGGATTTCCCCCGGAACATGGAGATGGCAGACTCCTCTTAGAGTCGATAGTCAAGTATGTGGAGAAGAGGCTCTAGATCCACCTCCCAATCTATGCCCCCGAAGTCTCTCTTTAAGCTCCTCATACTTTAGGGCTAGGATCTCCACGGCCAAGATGGCCGCATTCCTCGCCGAGTCTATACCCACACAGGCCACAGGAACCCCCGTGGGCATTTGCACGATGGAGAGGAGGGAGTCTAGGCCTCCGAGCTTCACCTCCCTAGGAACCCCTATAACAGGTCTAATGGTTCTTGATGCTATGAAGCCTGGGAGGGCCGCCGAGAGCCCAGCGATCGCGATATAGACTTCACAGTTGCATCCCTCAATATACTCCTCGAGGTCTTTTGGATTCCTATGAGCCGATAGGACCTTTAACTCGCACTCGACCCCGAACTCCCTGAGAACCCCCTCAGCCTGTTCACCCAATGCCCTGTCAGACTCGCTTCCAATAATTATGGAGACCAGGACCAATTGGATCCAACCTAAATACAACCTCAACAATGTAATAGATATAAAAACATCCCTCTTTGCATAGGATCGCGAGAAAGCCTGAGTTTTAGCCGTAGTACAACTCAAATTTTTAACCTTTATAATAATTAGGAACTAGACCCGGAGCTGGGTGGTCGCGGACTCAGATGTCTACCCAAACCCCCTCATTCAACCGTCGCGTGCTTTTTCCTCAGGTCCAGCTCGCTCACGCCAAGCCTTCTGATCAGCTCGGCTATCACACAGTCGAGGAAGACCATAGCGGATAGCTCGAACATCGTTCCCAGGGGTGTGGGATCGTATTTTCCGATGATCTGCCTCCTCTCATAGTCAGGCTCCACATCTATCTTACTTCTACCCTTAACGACGACCAAGCTATCGGCGACCTTGGCCAGTGGGGAGTCAGCGTGGGAGGTTATGGCGATGACCTTTGCGCCTATCTCCTTCGCCACCTCGGCCTGGGTGACGACCGTCCTCGTCACCCCAGATCCAGATATTGCTATGACGAGGTCTTCCGGGCTCAGGGCCGGGGTGATGGTCTCGCCGCTCACATAGATGTTGAATCCTAGGTGCATCAACCTTAGGGCGAAGGCCTTCCCAACAAATCCGCTCCTACCTGACCCCAGGAGGAGTATCTTCCTATCCCTCGACTCTATGATCCTTTGGAGCATCTCCTCTATCTCCCTCTCATCGATCTGGTCGATGATCTCCTTGATGCTGGATAGGACGACGCCGGAGATCTCTTTCACATATCCCAAATCCATCATGAATGCTTGGTCGTAGACCCTTTATCTCCTTTTCTGGTCGCCCTCCAGCCCGGGAAGCCTCATAAATATGGTATATATTTTTATAACAAAATCTATATAAACCCCTTGAATAAAATGATCAACTCGAATTTCTCCTTTCGAAAAGTGTGGCGGAAAGACTCGATAATAAGGAATTTATAAAATTGCGCCTATGAGGCGGTTCTGCAGATCTCCGTCTCCCCTTTTAGAATGTTATCAATAGCTATCTCGGCGACCGCTGCGCTGTGCTCTGCTATCATCCTCAGCTCCCAGAGTAACGAGCTGAAGAAGACGGCGGCCTCTGTATCCAGCTTTCCCTGGAACTCCTTGAGAAGGCTCCTCTCCTCCCTCTCCATGGTCTCCTTCAGGTCTATCGCGTCGCTCGCTATCTTCAGGTTTCCATTGAATATGCTGTTAACCGCCTTATCGAACATCGTAAACGTCATCAATCCCAGCTGGGAGAGCCTATCAAGCAGCTCGTTGTCTCTTCCCTCTCTTAGGGGATAGAAGTTTATTATGTTGTTTGCAATGTTCTGGATTCTATCCCCGATCATCTCCAGGAACCAGGCTATTAAGTTTGTGTATATTATCTGCATAGGATCCTTTATGCCGAGGTCCTCTGCCACAACGGCGGACTGCTGGGCTGAGGCTAGAAGCCTTGCCAAGAGCCAGTAGATCATGTCGGCCTCATGCTCTCTGGTTATGGCATCCTTGGAGAGCTCCACGTCACCATCCGCTAGGCTGTCCACAACCTCCTTGAACATGATGGAGGTTAGGACATAGAGCCTCCTGAGAACAGTCTGTGGGGAGAAGTCCTTCGGGTCTATGGAGCTCTGGAGGAGTAGGTGCTGGTCGCTCTCCTCGATTATTCCTATCCCGAGTAGTCGCTGGGTCACCTCCCTGATGCTCTCTATCTGCTCCCTCATCAGGCGCTTGGATGACTGGACCCTGATCATGCCCCTTCCGAGGATATAGTTTGCCACTATCACCCTGGCCAGGATCTTGGAGTTCTCACACGCGTCTACATCCACTACGTAGAGCTCTCCCTCTCCCACCTTCGAAGGCTTGACGGTCAGCCTCAGGGTCCCGTTCTTCTCCTCGGAGAGGAAGACTATATCCCCCTTCTTGATGCCCATCCTCTTAGCCCAGTTCATTGGAAGAGACACCGAGAGGGTTGAATATCCGACCTTCTGAACCTTACGCGGCTCCAAGCCTCTTCACCATTATCATATATATTTAATCCCTCAAGATAAATTCATGATTATATAAACTTTACTCTCAGGGATCCCCAACGGGTTAGAGATCGGCGCTATAAAGGAGGCTGTTCACAGGGTGAGGTCCGATCCCCTATAAAATTCTTGTGGAGGGAAAGATTGGCCCCGTCGAGAATCCTGAGAGCTTGAGGTATATCGATGCTCCGAGGAATATGATGGAGGATGCTAGGACGAGGTAGTCTCCCCCCTTCATCCTCAGCTCGTAGAGGTTTGTCCTCCTTCCAGAGGCTCCGAAGCCCCTCGACTCCATCGCCTCTGCAAGCTCGAGGCTTCTCCTTATCGAGTTCACGATGAGGGGGAGGAGGATTGGGATGTAGTTCCTCAATCTGGCTATGGGGCCACCCCTCTCGACCTCCAGCCCTCTGGCCCTCTGGGCGTCGAGGATGGACTGGGCCTCCTCAGCGAGCACGGGGACGAACCTTATGGCTGTGATGAATGCGAAGTTGAACTCGTATGGGACTCGGGCCCTCTCCAGGGCTAGGCTGAGCTCGTCTGGAGAGGTTGTTAAGAAGAAGATGGAGAAGGAGGTCATGAGGGAGAGGAAGCGTAGGGACAGGGAGAGGGACAACTCGATCATCTCGGTTGTCAAAATGTATCCTTGAAAGAAGTAGAAGGAGATGAGGTTCGAGGCGAATATTATCAATGCCAACACAGCTCCCCCCCTCAAAGTTCTGATCCACTCCCTTGCCACCTTTCCCAAGAGGAGGAGGGGGACCTGTATTAGGAATATGGCCATCAGGGGGAGCAGCTCATAGAAGAGTATGGAGGCGGAGAAGAGGGTTATAACCATTATGAACTTTGCCCTTGGGTCGATCCTATGGATGGGCGAGGTCCCCATCCTGAACCTGAGCCCATCTAATAGGCTCATTCTCCTC containing:
- the purS gene encoding phosphoribosylformylglycinamidine synthase subunit PurS translates to MKFAARVHVTLKEGYSDPEGETTARALKGLGYRVLDVRVGKVYDLSLEAEDEEDARRLIEEICLRLLANPTKDDYSFELRGVG
- the hxlB gene encoding 6-phospho-3-hexuloisomerase; the encoded protein is MDLGYVKEISGVVLSSIKEIIDQIDEREIEEMLQRIIESRDRKILLLGSGRSGFVGKAFALRLMHLGFNIYVSGETITPALSPEDLVIAISGSGVTRTVVTQAEVAKEIGAKVIAITSHADSPLAKVADSLVVVKGRSKIDVEPDYERRQIIGKYDPTPLGTMFELSAMVFLDCVIAELIRRLGVSELDLRKKHATVE
- a CDS encoding MoaD/ThiS family protein; translation: MKVEVKYLTYIRDLVGTNSEIIEIEREIELFEFIRILGERHGENFYELILDREKMDLKNGVIIGINGRIARKLDEKIRDGDSLILSIAVSGG
- a CDS encoding energy-coupling factor transporter transmembrane protein EcfT; its protein translation is MSLLDGLRFRMGTSPIHRIDPRAKFIMVITLFSASILFYELLPLMAIFLIQVPLLLLGKVAREWIRTLRGGAVLALIIFASNLISFYFFQGYILTTEMIELSLSLSLRFLSLMTSFSIFFLTTSPDELSLALERARVPYEFNFAFITAIRFVPVLAEEAQSILDAQRARGLEVERGGPIARLRNYIPILLPLIVNSIRRSLELAEAMESRGFGASGRRTNLYELRMKGGDYLVLASSIIFLGASIYLKLSGFSTGPIFPSTRIL
- the purL gene encoding phosphoribosylformylglycinamidine synthase subunit PurL, yielding MDLRGAEDEELIEVAGLLGLGLNLEELRSIKDYYETRGKEASDVELQTYDQTWSEHCFHKTFKGLIETPEGVVDGLFKTYIKRVVEELRPDWCLSVFEDNAGIIEFDEDHAIAVKVETHNHPSAIEPFGGAATGIGGVIRDILGVWAEPIACTDVLCFGPLDYRYELLPQGIKHPSYLFRGVVSGIGSYGNSVGIPTVNGAVYFDEGYVGNVVVYAGCLGLLRKDSYARCVRAGDWIVLAGGRTGLDGIHGVTFASSELTRESEMVSRPAVQIGNPIEEEKLKRAIKLIGEERLGSGITDLGGGGLSCAVCETANKYGLGAEVWLDRVLLKYPGMAPWEIWISESQERMCLAIPPQNLEKALEIFEGEQVEATPIGRYTEGGLVRVYYGGLQVGELDLRHLFSPPRIRRSTSWRPPSLEDPIFPEPEDLGAVLKRLLASPNIASKEVVIRSYDHEVKGCTVVKPLHGWNAGPSDAAVLKPLGASWKGISISSGLKPRYGKIDPYWMAASSIDEAVRNNIAVGGRRIALLDNFTWGNPEKEDRLGSLVQACRACYDVAKAYGTPFVSGKDSLYNESPLGPVTPTLLVTAVGIVPDIRRVVTMELKEEGDLIYLLGLTRREVGGSEYLRLMGYIGGSVPKLNASKTAELYRRVISAMDLGLVRACHDLSEGGLGVAAAEMAFTGGLGLTLNLERVLVDEEMRDDYKLFSESNGRLLVEVKPEHRSSFERLMVGVEFSPLGVVTAEDRFKVLERRRTILDLSLEELVAAWKTPLGGST
- the purE gene encoding 5-(carboxyamino)imidazole ribonucleotide mutase, with product MVSIIIGSESDRALGEQAEGVLREFGVECELKVLSAHRNPKDLEEYIEGCNCEVYIAIAGLSAALPGFIASRTIRPVIGVPREVKLGGLDSLLSIVQMPTGVPVACVGIDSARNAAILAVEILALKYEELKERLRGHRLGGGSRASSPHT
- a CDS encoding AbrB/MazE/SpoVT family DNA-binding domain-containing protein encodes the protein MEPRKVQKVGYSTLSVSLPMNWAKRMGIKKGDIVFLSEEKNGTLRLTVKPSKVGEGELYVVDVDACENSKILARVIVANYILGRGMIRVQSSKRLMREQIESIREVTQRLLGIGIIEESDQHLLLQSSIDPKDFSPQTVLRRLYVLTSIMFKEVVDSLADGDVELSKDAITREHEADMIYWLLARLLASAQQSAVVAEDLGIKDPMQIIYTNLIAWFLEMIGDRIQNIANNIINFYPLREGRDNELLDRLSQLGLMTFTMFDKAVNSIFNGNLKIASDAIDLKETMEREERSLLKEFQGKLDTEAAVFFSSLLWELRMIAEHSAAVAEIAIDNILKGETEICRTAS
- a CDS encoding aldehyde ferredoxin oxidoreductase family protein, encoding MPSSDAVRLLRVNLSSGEVRFEELDLGTRRAYLGGRGFGILFLYKENPAGVDPFSPDNRLIFASSIIGGAPVPGVNRISIVSKSPLTYGFGEAEAGGFFGPELRRAGVEAIIVEGRAEKPVYLRVEDGRAELLEAGELWGMQTKETVEEIRRRLGDPLIRVACIGPSGERLVRFANIIVDQRYAAGRSGLGTVMGYKRLKAVAVRGRGSVELHDPEKVSTLAKWFAENWRRYPGANARHIYGTLDGIRSLDMDGILPTLNFRGGSFEGLEKISGEAMNETILTGREGCYACPIRCKRVVEGKPPYVTDPSYGGPEYETVASFGSLCGISDLSAISYANQICNAYGVDTISAGNVISFAMECFENGLIGEKEIGNISLNFGNTSSMLEILEKMVKREGFGDILAEGVKISSEKIGEKSIIYAMHVRGKEIPMHEPRGKVGVGLQYALSPSGADHMQCAHDPVYEREAEHLKALGINKAVGRLELGAEKVRVFYYSTLWWGLLDSLCVCKFTFTPHPAGVYTPNHLVEIVNAVTGWNTSLWELMKASERAINLARLYNIREGHKPEEDTLPERFFQELEFGSRKGQKISRDEFLRARGIYYKMAGWDERGCPTKEKLHELDLGWTIKNEG
- the purQ gene encoding phosphoribosylformylglycinamidine synthase I encodes the protein MNRAEIRVLIPRAPGTNCDLETARAFLDLGVRVEVIHTQRLFREKNLMEYDIIVFPGGFSYGDYVRSGAIWAKECEYRIGRELEEFILEGRPVLGICNGFQLLVEAGFLPGFEGRSVYPQAALANNPGGFQCRWIRIRHVNGGKCPLTMEIPPDAVLEMPVAHGEGRFLFPRDREDEYLRRLYEQDQLVFRYAKPDGTFAEGEAYYNPDGALHDIAGICNPDGNVLGLMPHPERAYYGWQTPEWTKKGFPPEHGDGRLLLESIVKYVEKRL